The genomic stretch AATATCAAAGTACATCAAAGTACATCAAGTATCAAAGTACATCAAAGTACATCAAAGTTCAATAATTCAACAAATTATAGTTTAATAAATTAATTTAATAAATACATATTAAAATTATGTAAACCTAATGTAAATATAGATAATCTAAAATTTAAGTTCAAAGTCTGTTGCATCCATTGTAAGACTTTCGTCTTCACCAATGATTCCTTTTTCTCTTAAGATTTGTCTAGCTAATAACCAGTAAACTAAAGCTATAGCTTTTCTTCCTTTATTATTAACAGGAATAGCTAAATCTACAGTACTAAGCAAGTTTTCAGTATCACATAAAGCTACAACAGGAACACCAATCTGTTTGGATTCTATAATAGCTTGTGAATCAGATCTTGGGTCAGTTACAACAATTACTTTAGGTTCAATGAACTTAGAATAATTAGGATTAGTTAATGTTCCTGGAATAAATCTTCCAGGAATGGATTTACAACCAGTTACTTCTCCAAATTTCTTAACTGGAGCTTGACCATATTGTCTTGTAGCTACTACAAGAATATCTTCTGGATCATATTTAGCTAAAAATTTAGCAACTTCAATAATTCTATCATTAGTTTTACTTATATCTAATACATATAATCCATCTGAACGTATACGGAATATATATTTTTCCATATCATGAGTTTTTTGTTGAGTTCCGATGTGTAAACCTGCTGCTAAGTATTCTTCTAATGGTATTAAAAGTTCTGACAATGTATCACCTTTATTATCTTAATATATTTAATATTATTAATTAAATTTAAATCTTTAATTGATTAATTTTAATTTAAATTTTTAGTTTGAATTTTATATAATTACTATAATTATTTTTTATTTTGCTTATAATTTCGTTTATATGATTTATATGATTAATCTAATCATCATCTTCAACATTTACACATTCTTGAGGACAAACATCCATACAAACTTCACATAAGCTACAGTCCTCAGGATTTTTTATAACTATTTTATCTCCTTCAAGGACTAAAACTTCCATAGGACAAACATCTGCGCATTCTCCGCAGTCTCCACCATCACATTTATCATAGTCAACACTTACATTTGCCATAATATCTCCTTCTTAATTTTAAACAATATCAATTTTCATTATAATTTATATAATTTATATATTTTTATAAAATATTATAAAAAGTTATAAAATCTTATAAAGTCTTATAATTAATTTTATAATTAATTTATTAAGTTATTATTTTAGAATTTTATTAATATAAAATGATTTTAATCAAATTTATCTAATTTAGCCATTACAGGATTAGATAATTCTTCTTCTATACGGATTAATTCATTTAATTTAGCTATTCTTTCTCCACCTAAAGCACCAGTTTTTATCAAAGGAGCTCCAAATGCTACAGCTAGATGAGCAATAGTTTCATCAGTAGTTTCACCAGATCTGTGAGAAACAACAGGTGCAACATCATTTTCTTTAGCTAATTTAACTGTTGCATAGGTTTCAGATAAAGAACCAATTTGATTAGGTTTTATTATAATTGCATTAGCTGCATTCATTTCAATTCCTTTTGATAATATTTCTTTATTTGTAACAAATAAATCATCACCACAAATAAGACATTTATCACCAATAAGAGAATTTAACTGTGCAAAACCATCAAAATCGGCTTCATCAAATGGATCTTCAACATAAATCATTCCATAAGTTTCAATAATATCTTTAACAAATTCAATTTGGTCTCCAGTATCTCTAGAAACGTTATCCTGAGAATAAACATATTTTTCTTCTTTCTCATTCCAAAATTCAGAAGCAGCCATATCAAGTGCTGGTTTAATAGCTATTCCCAATTCATTACCAACTTCTTCACAAGCTTGAGCTTGAATTTCTAAAGCATCAATATTAGTTACATTAGGAACCCATCCACCTTCATCTCCTTTACCACCAGTGAAAAGAGAGTCTTTAGCTTGAATAAGTTCTTTTAATTTTTTATGTACTGAAGTATTTGCAAAAACAGCATCAGTAATATTTTGAGCTCCAACAGGAACAATTAAAAATTCTTGAATATCTGGAGCATGCTTACCTGCATGAGCTCCTCCATTCATCATATTTCCAAGAGGATATGGAATCTCATTAACAAGATTTCCTCCTAAATATTTGTAAAGTGGTAAATTATATGAAGCTGCAGCTGCTTTAGCTACTGCCATTGATACAGCTACAGTAGTATTTCCACCAATAGATGCATAATTATCAGTACCATCAATTTCTTTTAAAACAAGATCTATATCATTAAGATCTTCAGCATCCATACCAATAAGTTCTGAAGATATTAAATCTTCAACTTCACTAATTATCTTATTTACTCCACCTTCTGGAAAAGCAACAACTTCACGAGATCCAGTACTAGCACCACTAGGAGCTGCAGCTCGTCCAAAACCATTCCAAGTAAGAATATCGACTTCCACAGTAGGATTTCCCCTACTATCTAAAATTTTTCTAACACGAACATCTTCTATAACACTATCCAAAAAAACACCCCAAAAAGCGTTTAATTAAATTTATATAAATATAAATTTATTTATTTTATATATTGATTATTTATAAATTAATTTCTATAATATCTATTATCCATTATTGATTATTTTGATTCATTAACTTTACCTCTAGCAGATAATGAATATATTATCAATAAATTATATCGGTTGGTAATTATTATATTATTATACATCTATAACATAGTATATTAATCATATAAAGAATTTAGCAAGATTATACTATAATAATATATTAATATGCTATATTATTATATTATAATATTTTATACTAGTTTTTACATGAGTTAAGTTTAATATAAACAGGAATAATAAATATTATACCCCTATCATCATATCAACCTAATAATATGTTTTAATTTGTAATAATAGTTAAATTTGTTCCTAATTCTAACCATATGTCTATAATGAGATTAAAAATCTTTTAAAAATAGAGGTTGATTTATAGATTAATATAGTCTGATTAACAACTTATTATAAATAATTATTTAAACATTTCCTTTTCATTAATTAATATTACACAATTTTAAATTTAATTTTAAACTTAAATTACAAACTTGACTTCAAAACTTGACTTTCAAATTTGACTTTTAAATTTGACTTTTAAATTTAATTTTAAATGTTTTTAAATTTAGTTTTCTAAATTAACTTTCTAAATTTAACTTTTAAGTTCTCTTTTTTTAACATCCAATGGTAAAACTTTATTTTCAAGTTCCAAAGCAGCTATATCAATTGGATCAATAGATTCAGATACTTTAACTAAAGGTTTAGCACCCATAGAAAGTTGAAGAGCTCTTGCTCCAAGAATTCTAGCTTTTTCAAATCTTGTTAACTTATTTGTAGCCATTTTATATCTCCATAATTCAATAATATGTTAAAAGACATAAAAACCCATATTCAAACATTATTCCCATGTTTCAACATGAGTAATTAACATTCTCCTACAACAGTATCTTTTAAGACCCATATCATCAAGAATAGCTTTTGAATCTTCACCATCAGCCATTCTACTGTTATATTCATCAAAATATGCAGAAACAGGCTTTCCACAGCTTATACATCGTATAGGAATCATATTAAATCATCATTTCCTTTTCATTAATTAAATAAATTTATAAATAATAATTTTATTATAAATTGCTTTATTATAAAATTAATTTAATATAAAATTAATCTATTATAAAATTATTTTAAATTATAATATTATTTATAAAACATATATTGATATTTATAAAATTATATATTTATAAAATTGCATATTTATAAAATTGTATATTTAAATTATATATTTTAAAGTATATTAATAATTTCCAAGTTGATAAAAAACAGCTTAAA from Methanobrevibacter sp. TMH8 encodes the following:
- the rpsB gene encoding 30S ribosomal protein S2, which gives rise to MSELLIPLEEYLAAGLHIGTQQKTHDMEKYIFRIRSDGLYVLDISKTNDRIIEVAKFLAKYDPEDILVVATRQYGQAPVKKFGEVTGCKSIPGRFIPGTLTNPNYSKFIEPKVIVVTDPRSDSQAIIESKQIGVPVVALCDTENLLSTVDLAIPVNNKGRKAIALVYWLLARQILREKGIIGEDESLTMDATDFELKF
- a CDS encoding 4Fe-4S dicluster domain-containing protein; the encoded protein is MANVSVDYDKCDGGDCGECADVCPMEVLVLEGDKIVIKNPEDCSLCEVCMDVCPQECVNVEDDD
- a CDS encoding DNA-directed RNA polymerase subunit K, producing MATNKLTRFEKARILGARALQLSMGAKPLVKVSESIDPIDIAALELENKVLPLDVKKRELKS
- the eno gene encoding phosphopyruvate hydratase, which produces MDSVIEDVRVRKILDSRGNPTVEVDILTWNGFGRAAAPSGASTGSREVVAFPEGGVNKIISEVEDLISSELIGMDAEDLNDIDLVLKEIDGTDNYASIGGNTTVAVSMAVAKAAAASYNLPLYKYLGGNLVNEIPYPLGNMMNGGAHAGKHAPDIQEFLIVPVGAQNITDAVFANTSVHKKLKELIQAKDSLFTGGKGDEGGWVPNVTNIDALEIQAQACEEVGNELGIAIKPALDMAASEFWNEKEEKYVYSQDNVSRDTGDQIEFVKDIIETYGMIYVEDPFDEADFDGFAQLNSLIGDKCLICGDDLFVTNKEILSKGIEMNAANAIIIKPNQIGSLSETYATVKLAKENDVAPVVSHRSGETTDETIAHLAVAFGAPLIKTGALGGERIAKLNELIRIEEELSNPVMAKLDKFD
- a CDS encoding DNA-directed RNA polymerase subunit N; the protein is MIPIRCISCGKPVSAYFDEYNSRMADGEDSKAILDDMGLKRYCCRRMLITHVETWE